A window from Toxoplasma gondii ME49 chromosome IX, whole genome shotgun sequence encodes these proteins:
- a CDS encoding endonuclease III family 1 protein (encoded by transcript TGME49_305920~Predicted trans-membrane domain (TMHMM2.0):6-29), with protein MDLLFNGFVHFIFLSWVAVLLSACMQTASLPPSPVSPRHAAFFPRGGSPLNTRPPLNIRPRLCAFLIFLASSPSSTDSPFSDCSPSQSVSRSLSRFSFLSFFRPLYSGFSSFSCKRATCAWSAGAYMLEKPQNSLHRDRTFFSFSLFLEARKIGEARPQTAQDAPSPEHKMKDAQRLPARSTSSSSSSSLSGAGRARKGRPAEGSSTNEDFSAGRPTTKQGKREAGRCTGGGAPPRRSSRLRSESYGNTEAGICVDSIPLKRSEIKTAVPATAVDFDRFRHPEKPEKPGLSTARTPGPSVHTPGREAPQRRGRGVYTPEDVAGGSAATPGAASEGARKVESFAAATEAGKVKQECLSGDRIRDQSVAFHSTVKEEDAENARTLPHPVAPPSPSRGFLFTQKGKRRKREDVTTSLRELAGCAELDLEDLSQNVAKKTDEPFANLPDSPEPPHFQDVWDAVTEMRAKRDAPVDSMGVEAMGELALQRDGEKAKRFSVLVAVMLSSQTKDEQTAACMQRLRDADVLSPEKMSRLSVAELSELLYGVGFYQNKARFLKEACQILLEKYGGDIPPTYEELVQLKGVGPKMANIAVHAGWNRVEGIAVDVHVHRITNRLNWVRTKTPIETQHALQKFLRRPLWGEINLLFVGFGQQICRPVNPLCSACKASQWCPVGRKASRKEKKTPEIEVEVSPQKD; from the exons ATGGATCTCTTATTCAATGGATTTGTTCACTTTATCTTTCTTTCCTGGGTTGCCGTATTACtttctgcgtgcatgcaaacggcttctcttccgccgaGTCCCGTGTCTCCCCGCCAcgctgccttcttccctcgcggTGGGTCTCCTCTGAACACTCGTCCTCCTCTGAACATTCGGCCTCGACTCTGTGCCTTCCTTatttttctcgcctcttctcccagTTCAACAGACTCTCCCTTCAGTGACTGCTCTCCGTCTCAGTCTGTGTcccgttctctttctcgcttttctttcctctccttttttcgacCGCTCTACAGCggcttttcctccttttcttgcaAACGCGCCACTTGTGCCTGGAGTGCGGGGGCCTACATGTtggagaagccacagaacAGTCTGCACCGCGACCGaacctttttttctttctcgctctttttgGAAGCGCGAAAAATAGGGGAAGCGAGGCCCCAGACTGCTCAGGATGCGCCTTCTCCAGAACACAAGATGAAAGATGCACAAAGACTGCCTGCCCGTtctacctcttcttcctcctcttcttctttgtcgggGGCAGGGAGggcgagaaagggaaggcCTGCGGAAGGGAGCAGCACCAATGAGGACTTCTCTGCGGGACGTCCGACAACGAAacaaggaaagcgagaagccgGACGATGCACTGGGGGCGGAGCCCCGCCGCGGCGGTCTTCGAGACTGCGGAGTGAATCCTATGGAAATACAGAAGCAGGCATTTGTGTTGATTCGATTCCGCTAAAAAGATCGGAAATCAAGACTGCTGTCCCCGCCACAGCCGTGGACTTTGACAGATTTCGACATCCTGAAAAACCCGAGAAACCCGGGCTCTCGACCGCCCGCACACCAGGCCcaagtgtacatacaccgggCCGTGAAGCGCCGCAGCGACGCGGACGCGGTGTCTATACACCCGAAGACGTGGCTGGCGGGTCTGCGGCGACGCCCGGCGCGGCGAGCGAAGGGGCGCGGAAAGTCGAGTCGTTTGCAGCTGCGACAGAGGCCGGGAAGGTAAAGCAGGAAtgtctctctggagacaGGATCAGAGACCAAAGTGTCGCTTTCCACTCGACAgtgaaggaagaggacgcggagaacgcgaggacACTCCCACACCCAGTTGCGCCCCCGTCACCTTCCCGAGGGTTTCTCTTCACCCAGAAagggaagcggaggaagcgagaggacgTGACAACAAGTCTTCGCGAGCTGGCCGGATGCGCAGAGCTGGACCTTGAAGATCTCTCGCAGAACGTggcaaagaaaacagacgagCCGTTCGCAAATCTCCCAGATTCGCCGGAGCCGCCGCACTTCCAAGATGTCTGGGACGCCGTGACGGAAATGCGCGCCAAG cggGACGCGCCGGTGGATTCGATGGGCGTCGAGGCGATGGGCGAATTGGCTCTGCAGcgggacggagagaaggcgaaa CGTTTCAGCGTCCTCGTGGCCGTTATGCTGTCGAGCCAGACGAAAGACGAACagacagctgcatgcatgcaacgcctGCGCGACGCCGACGTTTTGTCTCCCGAGAAAATGAGTCGCCTCTCCGTCG CTGAGTTGTCGGAGCTTCTCTACGGCGTCGGGTTTTACCAGAACAAGGCACGGTTTTTGAAAGAGGCTTGTCAGATTTTGCTGGAAAAGTACGGGGGAGACATCCCCCCGACCTACGAGGAGCTCGTTCAACTAAAGGGCGTTGGACCGAAGATGGCCAACATCGCCGTGCACGCA GGGTGGAACCGCGTCGAGGGCATTGCAGTCGACGTCCACGTTCACCGAATCACAAACAG GCTGAACTGGGTACGGACAAAGACCCCCATTGAGACTCAGCATGCACTGCAGAAATTCCTCAGAAG